In Spiroplasma clarkii, the DNA window TCAAGTGTTTCAAAATTATTTATTAGTTGACTTCATTGAATTGATGTTCGATAACTATTTAATTTAATTTCATCAAGTAACTCAACTGCCTCAGTATGTCTTGAGTACAAGTCAATTACTTCATCTGGTCCAACTCCTTCAAAAAAATCAGTTGGTGTTTGATCATATCATGTTTCCATAATACTTTTATTTACTTTATTTTTACTTCCTTCTGATTGCGGGCCAGATGATGCTGCCCCAAATCAAAAATCTTTTTTAAATTTAATTTTCATTTTATCCCCCTTATTTCTTTGCTAATAAATTAGCGCCAATTAAATTTGAATCATTAAAATACTTACAAGTTTTTATCTCAAAATATTGAGGCATTTCTGAATCAATAATAATTTTTGAAATCGCTTGTTTTAGTTTTTTTATAAATATTTTGTTTTCACTTATTGCTCCCCCAATGGCAATAATTTTTGGATCAATTACAAAACTTAAATTTGCAATTAACTTAGCTAAGTTATGAATTTGAAAGTTAATTTCTTCTTCAAATTTATTATTAATTTCAAATTCTTTATAAATTTCTTTTGCAGAAAGTTTCAATTTATATTTGTTTTCAACATTTCATTCAAGTCCTAAGGTGGCACAGTCAACTGAATTATTTATAAATTCTCCAGTTTCATATCTTGATAAACCTGCACCAATTTCACCAGCAAGCAAATGTGAACCTTTATGTAATTTGTTGTTAACAATAATTGAACAACCAAGCCCTGTTCCTATTACAAACATTAAACCATTCTCACAATTTTTTAAAACTCCTAATTCCAATTCTGCAATTGCAGCACAATTGGAGTCATTGTCTACAAAAACATTTATTTTATACTCATTTTCAAAAAATGTTTTGAAATTAATTTGAGTAAGATTTTCAATGGCACTTAAGCCGCTAATTTCTCCAGTTCTTGTATTAATTATTCCTGGTGATGCAATACAAATGTTATCAATAGATTCAATTGCTATTTTTGCTTTGATTCAATTATTAATTTCAGTTAGTAATTTTTTTCCTGAATAAATTTCATTGTGATAATCTAAAAGATCTCTTTTTACAATTTGTTGGTTTTCAAAAATTGCTATCTTTGTAGATTTACCACCAATATCAAATACTAAATTTTTCATTTTTTTTACCTCAAATTTATTATTACAGCAACCAGTACGCTAGCAAGTGCTAGTAGTCCCAGTGCTACACTACAAGTGTTTTTAATTATTTTATCAAGCATATTTTTACCACCAGATTCACTTAGTCAATTAACAAGTTTAATTACGAGAAAAATACTAGCCAACAATATTACTGATAAAATTACCAGTAATATTGTTCAAACTGTTAATGACAAACTAGTCTTTTATTATTGATAGAGCCTGGTTTAGCACAGCTTCTCCATCAACTCTCCCATAATTTTGAGCACTAATAATTTCAACAGTTATGTCTAAGTTTCTAGTAGCTCTTTTAAATTTAGCAAGTTCATGACCAACTTGTGGACCAAGTAAAACACAGTCTCAACCTTCTAAAATTTGAACTGCTTCACTAACTGGAACCGCTTCTATTTCAACAGCTAAATTTTTTGTGGCTGCTGCTTTCATCTTATTGACCAACAATGATGTTGACATCCCAGCATTACAAGCTAGTAATATTTTTTTCACACTATCTCTCATCTCTATTTGTTTTTTACATTAAAATTGCTATGATGCAAATGATTTGTTGCTAATTTTTCAGATGCAAGTTTCTCTAATTCTAATCTGGCAGCTTGTTTTTCTGCTATCTTTACAAATGGAGTATATCCCACAAAGTAGACTCCAGCACAAGCAAACCACAGCACAATTGCTTTTCAGTCTAATGAACTATTTAAGAAAGCCATAGTAAACAATGGTAGTGTCCAAGGATTGTCAATTGTGGTTGCATCAACCATTCCTGTACTCATAACTAGGTACACTATTGCTGCATTAAGAACTGGTAGTAAAACAAATGGAATAAATCAAACAATATTTAGCATAATTGGTAACCCAAAAATCATTGGTTCATTGATATTAAACAATCCTATAAATGCAGAATAAATGCAAAACACCATGAAAAATCTACTAAAAGAGTCATGTGTTGAATCCTCCATCATAGTTAAAAACAGTCATATAAATGTTCCTGATGCTAGCAAAAAACTGATATTTGATATTATTAATATGGAAAATGTTGTGGTTATAAATTTCTTGGTGTTTGCCAGTTTTTCTATTCTTTTAAAGTCAATCACCTCATTAAGTTTATATTTTTCAATTGTTTCTTGTAAATTCATACTTTCCTCCATAGTCGCCACTACTAACTGTTGATTTGAGTGATCAAATTTTCAATTGTTGAAACTTCCTTTTCATAACTTTGAACTAATCTTATAATCCAACGTTTTAACTTAAATCTCTTTTCAAAACCATCTAAAGAACTTTGTTTAAAATCTTTAACCTCCACACAATTTAACTCACTAAATTTAGTTTCTACCAAAGTTAAATTTGTTAGATTTTGTTTTGATTGAGTTTTTTTAAAGAACAATATTCCTGCATAAGTTGGTTTGGTAAAAAAATTATTTTCGGTTAATGAATCTCCAACATATATTGGTTCTATTAGAGTAGCTAATAAAACTACAAAACAACCAATTGTTATAAGTAATTTCCAAAGATCAATTCTTCGTCCCTTATAATAATATGTATATAAGTAATTACAACCATTAATATAATAAATTCTTTTTGGAAATCTAAAACTATTTTCTGATACATAAGTTTCTACTTGTTCTGGTTGTAAAATTTCTACAATGTCCTTGTCAGTGGAAACTTGCATCAACTTGATATGTTGTTTGCCAATAACCCGATTAAAAATTTCATTGTAATTAATTTTTTTTAGTTCACCTTTAAGTTTTTTATGAATATCTAATCTTTTACCATAAATTAAGTTCTTAAGAATGTAAATTGTTAGAAGCAAACTAGCAAATAAAGTAGCAAAAATAAGATATGCAACCAAAATTAAAATAAGAAGTATATAACCAAAGTCATAGTTTCCTCAACCACTTAAATATAAAAATAAGCGAACAAGTAAGTATGCAACCAAGGCTAATGCTAGATTTGAGAATATTAAGGAAAAAATTGAATAAACTGTGAACCACTTGGTGTTTGCCAGTTTTTCTATTCTTTTAAAATCAACCACCTCATTAAGTTTATATTTTTCAATTGTTTCTTGTAAATTCATACTTTCCTCCATAGTTTACATACTACTAACTGTTGATTTGAGTGATCAAATTTTCAATTGTTGAGACTTCTTTTTCATAACTTTGAACTAATTTTAAAACTCAACGTTTTAACTTAAATCTCTTTTCAAAACCATCTAAAGAGCTTTTATTAAATTCTTTAACCTCCACACAATTTAACTCACTAAATTTAGTTTCTACCAAAGTTAAATTTGTTAGATTTTGTTTTGATTGAGTTTTTTTAAAGAACAATATTCCTGCATGGGTTGGTTTGGTAAAAAAACCACTTCCTATCAAGGCACTTTCAGGTGCAGGGGCTCAAAGTAATACAAGTAAAGTTACAAAACAACCAATTGCTATTAGTAATTTTCAAGGATCAATTCTTCGTCCCTTATAATAGTATGTATATAAGTAATCGCAACCATTAATATGATAAATTCTTTTTGGAGACCTAAAACTATTTTCTGATGCATAAGTATCTGCTTGTTCTGGCCATAACAACTCTACAATGTCTTCATCAGTGGAATTTTGCATTAATTTAATATGCTGCTTGCCAATAACTCGGTTAAGAATTTCATTGTAATCAATCTTTTTTAATTCACTTCTGAGTTTTTTATGAATATCTAATCTTTTACCATAAATTAGGTTTTTAGCAATGTAAATTGTCAGAAGCAAACTGGCAAATACAATAGCAACAATAAGATATGCAACCAGAATTAAAAAAAGAAGTATATATTCAGACCCTAAGCCTCCTAAACCACCTGCTAAATATAAAAACAAGCGAATGAATAAGTATGCAAATCATGCCAGAAGTAGATTTGAGAATATTAAGGAAAAAATTGAATAAACTGTGAACCACTTGATGTTTGCTAGTTTTTCTATTCTTTTAAAATCAACCACCTCATTAAGTTTATATTTTTCAATTGTTTCTTGTAAATTCATCTTTGTCCTCCAAAGTTTTCTAATAATTTCTTGAAAAAGTAATTTTAAAATAAGGTTGCTCTTTGTCGTCTGAAGTTTATGGTAAATTGCTTAATGAATAATTGTCGGGGTAAACTTATAAAATTATTATACTTGTTTTTCCAAAAATATTATAAACATTTAAAAATCAATTTGAATATTTACACAATTTAATTTTTTTAGAAAATCTGTGAGATTTGTTGATTGTCACTATTGTCAAAAAACCCGATTCTAGCCTATTCCTACCTTATTCATCGAGCAAATTTCAGTCAAAATTAATGCTCACAGCTAATAATTTAAATTTATTTTTTTTAATTTATCATTGCAAAAAGAAAATTTAGGTGTATTATTTAAACATTAGCAACCCCCTTTAGCAATCATAAAAATGTAATTGATGAATTTAAACTAATAAAAACCCAGATACTATGATCTGGGTAGAATTCTCTTTGAAGTTATAACTTCTATAGTAATTAATTATTGTGCAATCTTGTTATTTTGCAGTCAAAACTTCAATGATGCCAGCAATGTTTCTTTTCATTGCATTGATTATTCTATTCATTGTTTGGGGATAGTTAAAGTAATCTCCAAAACAAAAGTTATTTAAATGTAATGCATGCTTTGTTTCCATAGGTTGTTCTATTTCACCATTTTTTATTAGTTTTAACTTATATAAATTTCGGCGAAATGATTTAGTTTTTATTACTTTTGGATTTGGTCGCTTAGCATTTGCATCCACAAAAATAGTAGCTGCTGCAATTACTGCTCAAACATAAATCATCTTGAAAATAAATATTCTGAGACTTTCTTTGAAAGAATTGTCAACCTTTGCTAAACTAATTTGACATTGAAATTCAGCTTCTGCATATCTCAATTTGTAAACATTTGCCTGGAAAATTTGATTTTCATTAACTTTAACAAACTCTGTATCAACGTGAAATTTTTCAAATTCCAACTTTTGCTCTGGGTAATCAACTTTTAAAACTTGATTATAAATTCCTATGAAATCAATTTTGTTAATTTCTCTAGCCAAATTCTCATCCTTTAAAGTTCCACCATTGTAAACAAAGTAAAGCAAGTCACAAAAAACAATTCAGGCAAGGAGCAAAAATGCAAACATTGCAATTGAACAAGTAGAAACAATGACAAAATAGTACTTTTTATTCAATTGGATTTTCCCAGCAGCTTCTAAAATTAAATAGTATGCAACTCCAGTAATTGTACCCAAAACTAGTAACAATAAAAATGTCAAGAGTAAAGTTTCAAAAACTATCCTTAATCTTCTTTTTTTGTTAACTCGATAACTATTATCTTTCAATTCTTCAATTTTGATGAAGTTATCAATTGAATATCTTTTGATCATTTTTGCTTCCATAAATGCTCCTTTTATTTGTCTAAAAAGTATTGAAAACAACTTTCTACACTTTAATGATACCAAACTTAGATGGATAATCTTGTTTCTTTCATTATTGATAATTAATTTTTGATGTGTAAATAGAGTTATTTTATCTCAACATGTTTAAAGATCACAGAGTTTGCATTGTAATCAAGCAATGAGAATGATCCATCTGTCTCAATTTCAAAGTCTTTGACATCAAATGCATCAATAAGTAATTGCTCATTTAAGTAAAAACTGATTTTTTCATCAACATATGTGACTCTTAACTTGTTATTTCCTAAAATTGGTGTACAGTTTACTTTTGTAAGCAACTCTGATTTTAAGTAATTTTTAAAATGGACTATTTCAACTGTATTTTCTTTAAGAATAAAGGCTAATTTATCATAAATTCCCCTTACAAAAACTGATAAACCAAAATGATAATTCTGGTTAACTTCAACCTCAAGAGTATAGTCAAATTCTAAACTATTGTTACTTCCAAAATATAACTCATTGAATTTATTATCATTAGTATTGGTAAGACCAGTTTCAGTTATCTCCCACCCATATTGGTATGATGAAAATCCTAATGGATTGCTATGTCTTGTAGTCCAAACCTCTTTGCTAGTTTTTGATAAATCTAGTGAAATTAAAGGCTTCCCAGTAATTTCAAAATTTTTAATATCAATTTTGACAAATCTTTTTAGTAAAAATAAATCTTTGTCTAAAAAATTATATTGTATCCCAACTTTATAAATGTGTTCATCCTTTAGTTTAGGGATATTAAATTCAAATTTCATTCAATCATCACTTGTAATTTTAAACTCAGAAGTATATACTTCACCTGTTGTTGTTTCAACAAAAGTTTGAGCTGCAATCTGTTGACTTGAATCTGCTTGCGTTTGTCTAATTTCACAGCTTATCTTTTGACCACTA includes these proteins:
- a CDS encoding ROK family protein, which gives rise to MKNLVFDIGGKSTKIAIFENQQIVKRDLLDYHNEIYSGKKLLTEINNWIKAKIAIESIDNICIASPGIINTRTGEISGLSAIENLTQINFKTFFENEYKINVFVDNDSNCAAIAELELGVLKNCENGLMFVIGTGLGCSIIVNNKLHKGSHLLAGEIGAGLSRYETGEFINNSVDCATLGLEWNVENKYKLKLSAKEIYKEFEINNKFEEEINFQIHNLAKLIANLSFVIDPKIIAIGGAISENKIFIKKLKQAISKIIIDSEMPQYFEIKTCKYFNDSNLIGANLLAKK
- a CDS encoding PTS sugar transporter subunit IIB, with the protein product MKKILLACNAGMSTSLLVNKMKAAATKNLAVEIEAVPVSEAVQILEGWDCVLLGPQVGHELAKFKRATRNLDITVEIISAQNYGRVDGEAVLNQALSIIKD
- a CDS encoding PTS sugar transporter subunit IIC; this encodes MNLQETIEKYKLNEVIDFKRIEKLANTKKFITTTFSILIISNISFLLASGTFIWLFLTMMEDSTHDSFSRFFMVFCIYSAFIGLFNINEPMIFGLPIMLNIVWFIPFVLLPVLNAAIVYLVMSTGMVDATTIDNPWTLPLFTMAFLNSSLDWKAIVLWFACAGVYFVGYTPFVKIAEKQAARLELEKLASEKLATNHLHHSNFNVKNK